Proteins encoded together in one Hylaeus volcanicus isolate JK05 chromosome 3, UHH_iyHylVolc1.0_haploid, whole genome shotgun sequence window:
- the LOC128873798 gene encoding putative serine protease K12H4.7 translates to MRQYLLFFLFISLVNTSIAWRSFLRGRSADGNLGAPVLSKSHELPKEQWFTQFLDHFNPTDARVWQQRYFMNGDYYKKGGPVFLMIGGEGSATAKWMVEGQWIEYAKQFGALCFQLEHRFYGKSHPVPDLSVKNLVYLTSEQALADLAYFIKSMNDNYKFQNDTKWITFGGSYAGSLAAWSRAKYPHLVHGAVSASGPLLAQIDFQEYYVVVENALKEYSQECVNVIAEANKQFHIMLRHPLGQRGIVQKFALCDPIDSGHTKRNDISNLYETLASNFAGIVQYSKDNRNNSAMANLTIESACDILTNEKLGIPLDRLAIISNKMLNATKKKCLDYVYSKMIHELRSVTWTSEEAEGGRQWMYQTCTEFGFFQTSTARPNLFSETFPVDFFVEQCIDVFGPRYNMHLLNSAVNRTNILYGALNLEVTNVVFVHGSVDPWHVLGITKSLNPRAPAIYINGTAHCANMYPPSKNDSTELKNARIQVGQLIDQWLQN, encoded by the exons ATGCGTCAGTATTTGTTATTCTTTCTCTTTATTAGTCTTGTAAATACTAGTATTGCATGGCGGAGTTTTTTAAGAGGACGAAGTGCAGATGGCAATTTAGGTGCTCCAGTTTTGTCTAAAAGTCATGAACTTCCAAAAGAACAATGGTTTACACAATTTCTAGATCATTTTAATCCAACCGATGCACGTGTTTGGCAACAg aGATATTTTATGAATGGAGATTACTATAAAAAAGGAGGTCctgtttttttaatgatagGAGGTGAGGGTAGTGCAACTGCCAAATGGATGGTAGAAGGTCAATGGATTGAATATGCCAAACAATTTGGGGCACTTTGTTTTCAATTGGAACATCGCTTTTATGGGAAGAGTCACCCTGTTCC agaTTTAAGCGTGAAAAATTTAGTGTATCTCACATCTGAGCAGGCACTTGCTGACTTGGcctatttcataaaatcgatgaatgataattataaatttcaaaatgatacTAAATGGATTACATTTGGAGGATCATATGCTGGATCATTGGCCGCATGGTCACGTGCTAAATATCCCCACTTAGTACATGGAGCTGTTTCTGCAAGCGGTCCTTTATTAGCTCAAATTGATTTTCAgg AATATTATGTTGTTGTTGAAAATGCTCTGAAGGAATATTCTCAGGAATGTGTGAACGTAATAGCGGAAGCAAACAAACAGTTCCACATAATGTTACGTCATCCGCTTGGGCAACGTGGAATTGTTCAAAAATTCGC ctTATGCGATCCTATCGATTCTGGACACACCAAACGTAATGATATCTCgaatttatatgaaacatTAGCAAGTAATTTTGCTGGTATTGTACAATACAGTAAGGATAATCGTAACAATTCTGCAATGGCTAACTTGACTATTGAAAGTGCATGTgatattttaacgaatgaGAAGTTAGGTATTCCTCTTGATAGACTTGCAATCATAAGTAATAAAATGCTGAAtgcaacgaaaaagaaatgtttggaCTATGTGTACAGTAAAATGATTCATGAACTTCGATCCGTTACATGGACCAGTGAAGAGGCAGAAGGGG GACGTCAATGGATGTATCAGACGTGCACAGAATTTGGATTCTTCCAAACTTCCACCGCACGACCGAATTTATTCAGTGAAACTTTTCCAGTGGATTTCTTTGTGGAACAATGTATCGATGTGTTTGGACCCAG GTATAATATGCATTTGTTAAATTCAGCTGTCAATcgaacgaatattttatacggCGCATTAAATTTGGAAGTTACAAATGTAGTATTTGTACATGGATCAGTTGATCCTTGGCATGTTCTGGGAATTACAAAATCATTGAATCCTCGAGCACCTGCCATTTATATTAatg GTACTGCTCATTGCGCAAACATGTATCCTCCATCTAAAAACGATTCAACTGAATTGAAGAATGCCAGAATTCAAGTTGGACAATTAATCGATCAGTGGTTGCAAAACTAA